One stretch of Bordetella avium DNA includes these proteins:
- a CDS encoding flagellar hook-length control protein FliK — translation MSIGPPALGNVLVQRLDAVLGTTMAAHANLLTGARPDAVAQPGEAARPGQSESATRRLPQEGVSARSGQAALVDAKTAAALALAARGMVTRADTTPSAPTTLGSTARMILSLLAQYPDAPPVQGRAPLWSEPPTAAAASQTPDAQPNLPGRPDITAGKPGLAPKAAPVTQNGEPATNAARQAAQTTQSEAAQNIQAAARPSAALLAQALRTGLQNSGLFYESHLTDMAYGQRTPESLRAEPQAGLPRAPQVAPTPPSLPAHAATTQSNTPPATSPTSSAVLTLSSQADIGPPPAPGTPIGGIHPDTNSLVRQQLEVLANHVIQWQGEPWPGADMEWEVRRDPYGEAQEDPDSHWATRLTLHLPRLGQIEARLSLAGDQLVLQLTAPQSAQELGQASDGLRQQLSHAGLTLSNLTVQAMEPVVFQLPDFF, via the coding sequence ATGAGCATCGGTCCGCCCGCCCTGGGTAATGTGCTCGTGCAACGCCTGGACGCGGTGCTCGGCACCACGATGGCGGCACACGCCAATCTGCTGACCGGCGCGCGCCCTGACGCCGTCGCGCAGCCTGGCGAAGCCGCAAGGCCCGGCCAATCCGAAAGCGCCACTCGCCGTCTGCCTCAAGAGGGCGTGAGCGCCCGCAGTGGGCAAGCAGCCCTGGTTGACGCCAAGACCGCTGCCGCGCTGGCGCTGGCAGCGCGCGGCATGGTCACGCGCGCCGACACAACGCCATCGGCTCCGACCACGCTGGGCAGCACCGCCCGCATGATTCTTTCTCTGCTGGCGCAATACCCGGATGCGCCGCCGGTACAAGGACGCGCACCGCTATGGAGCGAGCCTCCCACGGCAGCCGCTGCAAGCCAGACGCCAGACGCCCAGCCTAATCTGCCAGGCAGGCCTGATATCACGGCCGGCAAGCCGGGCCTAGCGCCCAAGGCCGCGCCCGTAACGCAGAACGGCGAGCCCGCGACAAATGCAGCCAGACAGGCCGCTCAAACGACGCAAAGCGAAGCCGCTCAGAACATCCAAGCCGCCGCCCGCCCCTCTGCCGCACTACTGGCCCAGGCGCTGCGTACTGGCCTGCAAAACAGCGGCCTGTTTTATGAGTCGCATTTGACCGATATGGCCTATGGGCAGCGCACGCCAGAGTCACTGCGCGCCGAGCCCCAGGCAGGCCTGCCGCGCGCCCCGCAGGTCGCACCGACGCCGCCTTCGCTGCCCGCCCATGCCGCGACGACACAATCGAATACGCCGCCCGCCACGTCGCCGACCTCGTCGGCCGTGCTGACCCTGAGCTCGCAAGCCGATATCGGGCCTCCTCCGGCGCCCGGAACGCCGATCGGCGGCATTCATCCCGATACCAACAGCCTGGTGCGCCAACAATTGGAGGTTCTGGCCAACCATGTCATTCAATGGCAAGGCGAGCCTTGGCCAGGCGCCGACATGGAATGGGAGGTCCGCCGCGACCCCTATGGCGAGGCCCAGGAAGATCCGGACAGCCATTGGGCGACCCGTTTGACACTGCATCTGCCCCGTCTGGGACAGATCGAGGCCCGCCTCTCGTTGGCCGGCGACCAGTTGGTATTGCAACTGACCGCGCCGCAAAGCGCGCAGGAGCTGGGGCAGGCCTCCGATGGCCTGCGCCAGCAGCTCAGCCATGCCGGCCTCACGCTCAGCAACCTGACAGTACAAGCGATGGAACCCGTGGTGTTTCAACTGCCTGATTTTTTCTGA
- a CDS encoding EscU/YscU/HrcU family type III secretion system export apparatus switch protein, whose protein sequence is MPPTTDALRNTAVAISYDEADGAPRVVAKGYGQMAETIVRTAREHDLYVHESPELVGLLMQVDLDSHIPPALYTAVAELLAWLYRVEARGMPEQAAE, encoded by the coding sequence ATGCCTCCCACAACCGATGCCCTCCGCAATACTGCCGTCGCCATCAGCTACGATGAGGCAGATGGCGCACCGCGCGTCGTGGCCAAAGGCTATGGCCAGATGGCCGAGACCATTGTGCGAACAGCCAGAGAGCACGATCTCTACGTGCATGAATCGCCCGAGCTGGTGGGTCTGCTGATGCAGGTGGATCTGGATTCGCATATTCCGCCCGCCCTCTACACCGCCGTGGCGGAACTGCTGGCCTGGCTTTACCGCGTGGAAGCGCGCGGCATGCCTGAACAGGCTGCAGAGTAG
- the fliE gene encoding flagellar hook-basal body complex protein FliE — MAVSGISGVESMLQQMRAVVRAAQNQAATPTDLSPSAASGSFAAELQNSIRKISNAQNAAGNQAKAFEMGVPEVSLNDVMIDLQKASLGFQSAVQVRNRLVAAYKEISSMSI; from the coding sequence ATGGCGGTTTCCGGCATCTCCGGCGTCGAAAGCATGTTGCAGCAGATGCGCGCCGTGGTGCGCGCGGCGCAGAATCAGGCCGCCACCCCGACTGATCTATCTCCATCTGCTGCGTCCGGCAGCTTCGCGGCCGAATTGCAGAATTCCATCCGCAAAATTTCCAATGCGCAGAATGCCGCCGGCAATCAGGCCAAGGCATTCGAGATGGGCGTGCCCGAGGTGTCGCTCAATGACGTAATGATCGACCTGCAGAAAGCCAGCCTGGGCTTCCAAAGCGCTGTGCAAGTGCGCAACCGCCTGGTTGCCGCCTATAAAGAAATCTCGTCGATGTCGATCTGA
- the fliF gene encoding flagellar basal-body MS-ring/collar protein FliF, which produces MNQQATLSTSLLTRFPFLEKLRSLPKPVLLGAAAAVVALIVALALWSREPDYKVLFSNLDDRDGGAIVTALTQMNVPYRFSDNGGAILVPGNRVYDLRMQLAGQGLPRGGSVGFELMDNARFGASQFAEQVNYQRALEGELARSIEAMHTVQHARVHLALPRQSLFVRDRQPPTASVLLTLYPGRSLAEAQVSAIAWLVASSVPDLSADNVSIVDQNGRLLSAPAGEGRGLDADQMRFAREYEQRTVERILTILNPLVGPGNVHAQASVEVDFARREETSEIYRPNQEPGQAAVRSQQTSDSRQTNASPAAGVPGALSNQPPAATQAPLTNPPAPAQPQAQPAAPQQAAQISGNERRDATINYEVDRTISHVKQPVGQVKRLSVAVVVNHLPNKDGDPQALPPEELSKLTTLVREAMGYSEARGDSLNLVNSQFNDAPPTVPLWRDPDLIATIKTALGWVFGLLIAFWAYRRIRPIVSEYLYPQIDPEAVAAERAEIEREAVAAARAKEVNRYEDNLQRARDMATKDPRAVAMVLRAWMTKDEK; this is translated from the coding sequence ATGAATCAGCAAGCCACTCTGAGTACGTCCTTGCTGACCAGATTCCCATTTCTGGAAAAACTGCGCTCCCTGCCCAAGCCGGTGCTGCTGGGCGCTGCGGCGGCCGTGGTAGCGCTTATTGTCGCCTTGGCCCTCTGGAGCCGTGAGCCGGACTACAAGGTGCTGTTCTCCAATCTGGATGACCGTGACGGCGGCGCCATCGTCACCGCCTTGACCCAGATGAACGTGCCCTATCGCTTTAGCGACAACGGCGGCGCAATCCTGGTGCCGGGCAACCGTGTCTACGATCTGCGCATGCAGCTGGCCGGCCAGGGGCTACCCCGAGGCGGATCGGTAGGCTTTGAACTCATGGACAATGCGCGGTTTGGCGCTAGCCAGTTCGCCGAGCAGGTTAATTATCAGCGCGCCCTGGAGGGTGAGCTGGCCCGGTCCATCGAAGCCATGCATACGGTGCAGCATGCTCGCGTACATCTGGCCTTGCCCCGCCAATCGCTGTTTGTGCGCGACCGTCAACCGCCGACGGCATCTGTCCTGCTAACGCTTTATCCGGGCCGCAGCCTCGCCGAAGCCCAGGTATCCGCCATTGCCTGGCTGGTAGCGTCCAGCGTGCCTGACCTCAGCGCCGACAATGTCTCCATCGTGGACCAAAACGGCCGTCTGCTCTCTGCCCCGGCCGGCGAAGGCCGTGGCCTGGATGCAGACCAAATGCGTTTTGCACGTGAATACGAGCAGCGTACTGTCGAACGCATTCTCACCATCCTGAATCCTCTGGTCGGCCCCGGCAATGTCCACGCCCAGGCCAGCGTCGAAGTGGACTTCGCCCGCCGCGAAGAGACTTCCGAGATCTATCGCCCCAACCAGGAGCCGGGCCAGGCCGCCGTGCGCAGCCAGCAAACGAGCGACTCGCGTCAAACCAACGCAAGCCCGGCCGCAGGCGTGCCTGGCGCGCTGAGCAACCAGCCCCCAGCCGCCACGCAGGCGCCGCTGACCAATCCGCCTGCCCCAGCCCAGCCGCAAGCGCAGCCCGCTGCGCCACAACAGGCAGCGCAGATATCCGGTAATGAACGTCGCGATGCCACCATCAATTATGAGGTGGATCGGACCATCAGCCACGTCAAACAACCCGTGGGTCAGGTCAAGCGTTTATCTGTTGCCGTCGTGGTCAATCATCTGCCCAATAAGGACGGCGACCCGCAGGCGCTGCCTCCTGAAGAGTTGAGCAAACTGACCACGCTGGTGCGCGAAGCCATGGGCTATTCGGAAGCGCGAGGCGATTCTTTGAACCTCGTCAACAGTCAGTTCAATGACGCGCCGCCGACCGTCCCGCTGTGGCGCGACCCCGACTTGATCGCCACGATCAAGACGGCGCTGGGCTGGGTATTCGGCTTGCTGATCGCCTTCTGGGCCTACCGTCGGATTCGCCCCATCGTGTCGGAATACCTGTACCCGCAGATCGACCCCGAGGCCGTGGCCGCCGAACGTGCGGAGATCGAGCGCGAAGCGGTGGCCGCCGCGCGCGCCAAAGAGGTCAATCGCTATGAAGACAATCTGCAGCGCGCCCGGGATATGGCAACCAAAGATCCGCGCGCCGTTGCCATGGTGCTGCGTGCCTGGATGACGAAAGATGAAAAATGA
- the fliG gene encoding flagellar motor switch protein FliG: protein MKNEANKPLDGLTRSAVLLMSLGEDAAAEVFKYLTAREVQQVGATMATLKQVTRGDVAGVLEEFRQEADQFIAVTLGSDDYIRTVLTKALGSDRAAGLIEDILEAGDSGSGIDALNWLDPHTVAELIGGEHPQIIATILVHLERDRAAAVLSMLTERMRNDVMLRIATFGGVQPAALSELTEVLNSVLAGQGAKRSKMGGVRTAAEILNMMNSTEEEAVVDSLRERDADLAQKIVDEMFVFDNLIDVEDRGIQLILKEVENDTLMVALKGAPEDLRSKFLRNMSSRAAETLREDLEAQGPVRMSKVEGEQKKILQIARRLAESGQITLGGQGDDAYV, encoded by the coding sequence ATGAAAAATGAAGCCAATAAGCCGCTCGATGGCTTGACCCGCAGCGCGGTGCTCTTGATGTCGCTAGGCGAAGACGCCGCCGCCGAAGTATTCAAATACCTGACCGCACGCGAAGTGCAGCAGGTCGGCGCGACGATGGCCACGCTCAAGCAGGTGACGCGCGGCGATGTGGCCGGTGTGCTGGAAGAGTTCCGCCAGGAGGCCGATCAGTTCATCGCGGTGACGCTGGGTTCGGACGACTATATCCGCACTGTGCTGACCAAGGCCCTAGGCAGCGACCGCGCGGCCGGCCTGATCGAAGACATTCTCGAAGCAGGCGACAGCGGCAGCGGCATCGACGCCCTGAACTGGCTCGATCCCCATACCGTGGCCGAACTCATCGGCGGCGAGCATCCGCAGATCATCGCCACCATTCTGGTTCACCTCGAGCGCGACCGTGCGGCAGCCGTGCTGAGCATGCTGACCGAGCGCATGCGCAATGATGTGATGCTGCGTATCGCCACCTTCGGTGGCGTGCAGCCCGCCGCCCTGTCAGAGTTGACTGAAGTGTTGAACTCCGTGCTGGCAGGCCAGGGCGCCAAACGCAGCAAGATGGGCGGCGTACGCACGGCGGCCGAGATCCTGAACATGATGAACTCGACCGAGGAAGAAGCCGTGGTCGACAGCCTGCGCGAGCGCGATGCCGATCTGGCGCAGAAGATCGTGGATGAGATGTTCGTGTTCGACAACCTCATCGATGTCGAAGACCGTGGCATCCAGCTCATTCTCAAGGAAGTCGAGAACGACACCCTCATGGTTGCGCTCAAGGGTGCCCCCGAAGATCTGCGCAGCAAGTTCCTGCGCAACATGTCCAGCCGCGCTGCCGAAACGCTGCGCGAGGACCTGGAAGCGCAAGGCCCGGTACGCATGTCCAAGGTGGAAGGCGAGCAGAAGAAGATTCTGCAAATTGCCCGCCGCCTGGCCGAGAGCGGCCAAATCACGCTGGGCGGCCAGGGTGACGATGCCTATGTCTGA
- the fliH gene encoding flagellar assembly protein FliH: protein MSDTSAFDALTNDAWRRWQMASFDEPEPIAAAAPPVDPGPDPEELKRQWRAQALAQGREEGYAQGQEAGYAAGLAAGHAQGEQAGHAAGYAAGLAEGREQARLEGMQLAALSSACASSLAQLEEKMGQGLVTLALDIAGQILRTTLAEQPAAMLHAVREVLQTPTQGQGGVLRLWVHPDDLELVRVHLADELRDANWRVLADESIHRGGCRAETPYGDIDATLQTRWRRVAASLGRNTPWEDSA, encoded by the coding sequence ATGTCTGACACCTCGGCCTTCGACGCGCTGACCAACGACGCCTGGCGCCGCTGGCAGATGGCGTCGTTCGACGAGCCGGAACCCATAGCTGCCGCAGCGCCGCCAGTGGACCCCGGCCCGGACCCGGAAGAGCTGAAACGTCAATGGCGCGCCCAGGCCCTGGCGCAAGGGCGCGAAGAGGGTTATGCGCAGGGGCAAGAGGCCGGCTACGCCGCCGGCCTGGCTGCCGGCCATGCTCAAGGCGAACAGGCCGGTCACGCGGCCGGCTATGCCGCAGGGCTGGCGGAAGGTCGCGAGCAGGCTCGCCTGGAAGGGATGCAGTTGGCGGCGTTGAGCTCGGCTTGCGCAAGCTCCCTGGCGCAGTTGGAAGAAAAAATGGGCCAGGGTTTGGTGACCCTGGCCCTGGATATCGCTGGCCAAATTCTGCGTACGACCCTGGCAGAGCAGCCGGCCGCCATGTTGCACGCCGTGCGCGAAGTACTGCAAACGCCTACGCAGGGCCAAGGCGGCGTGCTGCGTCTATGGGTGCACCCCGACGATCTCGAACTGGTGCGCGTGCATTTGGCCGACGAATTGCGCGACGCCAACTGGCGAGTACTCGCCGACGAATCCATCCACCGGGGCGGCTGCCGTGCGGAGACGCCCTACGGCGATATCGACGCCACGCTCCAAACCCGCTGGCGCCGCGTAGCCGCCTCGCTCGGGCGCAATACCCCCTGGGAGGACAGCGCGTGA
- the fliI gene encoding flagellar protein export ATPase FliI gives MGGQRVSTPVIDRWQTQLKIGSIRAASTEPALSTGRITRATGLVLHATGLRLPVGAACRIEIARGHDLWADAEVVGFDGQTLYLMPQADISGLPPGARVMPAEPVVQRSVPLPRKAELNGNAKPQLGRHLPVGNALLGRVVDGAGRPLDDLGPLTGAELAPLAAQPINPLSRAPIDSVLDVGVRAINGLLTVGRGQRMGLFAGSGVGKSVLLGMMARYTRADIIVVGLIGERGREVKEFIEHNLGPEGLARSVVVAAPADVSPLLRLQGAAYATRLAEHFRDQGLDVLLIMDSLTRYAMAQREIALAIGEPPATKGYPPSVFAKLPMLVERTGMGAPGPNGRAGSITAFYTVLAEGDDQQDPIADSARAILDGHVVLSRTLAEAGHYPAIDIEASISRAMTSLITPQQFNLVRRFKQMLSRYQRNRDLISVGAYVPGADPQLDEAIARYPRLEAFLQQEIGENISYGDAVEILRATFPMGDVRA, from the coding sequence CTGGGAGGACAGCGCGTGAGCACGCCGGTTATCGACCGCTGGCAGACGCAGCTAAAGATCGGCTCGATCCGCGCTGCTTCGACCGAACCGGCGCTGTCAACCGGGCGCATCACGCGCGCCACAGGTCTGGTGCTGCACGCCACAGGCCTGCGCCTTCCCGTCGGTGCGGCCTGCCGCATTGAAATCGCACGCGGACATGATCTGTGGGCGGACGCCGAAGTGGTCGGCTTTGATGGCCAAACACTCTATTTGATGCCGCAAGCCGATATTTCCGGTCTGCCGCCCGGCGCGCGCGTCATGCCCGCCGAGCCGGTGGTGCAACGGTCTGTGCCCTTACCGCGCAAGGCCGAACTCAATGGTAATGCCAAGCCGCAACTGGGGCGGCACTTGCCGGTGGGCAACGCACTGTTGGGCCGCGTCGTGGATGGCGCGGGCCGCCCTCTCGATGACCTGGGCCCGCTGACCGGCGCCGAGCTGGCGCCGCTGGCAGCGCAACCCATCAATCCGCTTTCTCGCGCGCCGATCGACTCGGTGCTGGATGTCGGCGTACGCGCCATCAATGGCCTGCTCACCGTGGGCCGGGGCCAGCGCATGGGTCTGTTCGCCGGCTCCGGCGTGGGCAAGAGCGTGCTGCTAGGCATGATGGCGCGCTACACGCGCGCCGACATCATCGTGGTTGGCCTGATCGGCGAGCGCGGCCGGGAAGTCAAAGAGTTCATCGAGCACAATCTCGGCCCGGAGGGTCTGGCTCGCTCAGTGGTTGTCGCCGCGCCAGCCGATGTGTCTCCGCTGCTGCGCCTGCAAGGCGCGGCTTACGCGACCCGGCTGGCGGAACACTTCCGCGACCAGGGGCTGGATGTGCTGCTGATCATGGATTCGCTGACCCGTTACGCGATGGCGCAGCGTGAAATCGCGCTGGCTATCGGTGAGCCTCCCGCCACCAAAGGCTACCCGCCCTCGGTGTTCGCCAAACTGCCGATGCTGGTGGAGCGCACCGGCATGGGCGCACCCGGCCCCAACGGCCGCGCGGGCTCGATTACCGCCTTCTACACCGTATTGGCGGAAGGCGATGACCAACAAGACCCGATCGCGGACTCGGCCCGCGCCATCCTCGACGGCCATGTCGTGCTGTCGCGCACACTGGCCGAGGCCGGACACTACCCCGCTATCGATATCGAAGCCTCGATATCGCGAGCCATGACTTCGCTGATCACGCCGCAGCAATTCAATTTGGTGCGCCGCTTCAAGCAAATGCTTTCGCGCTACCAACGCAATCGCGATCTGATTTCCGTGGGGGCCTATGTCCCTGGGGCCGATCCACAACTGGACGAAGCCATCGCCCGTTACCCACGCCTGGAGGCTTTCTTGCAACAGGAAATCGGCGAGAACATCAGTTATGGCGATGCCGTAGAAATTCTGCGCGCGACCTTCCCCATGGGAGATGTCCGTGCCTAG
- the fliJ gene encoding flagellar export protein FliJ, whose product MPSQLPLDMLIGLAKESTDDAARELGRLSAQRANAEQQLNMLYEYRHDYLKRLQDAMVAGMPAADCHNYQRFIGTLDDAISQQANVLHSANMQLMQGRLHWQQQKRKLNSFDTLAQRDARSRALIETRREQRANDEISARLASRRASL is encoded by the coding sequence GTGCCTAGTCAATTGCCGCTGGACATGCTGATCGGCCTTGCAAAGGAAAGCACGGATGACGCCGCACGCGAACTGGGACGTTTGAGCGCCCAGCGCGCCAATGCCGAGCAGCAGCTCAATATGCTTTATGAGTATCGCCACGACTACCTGAAACGCCTTCAGGATGCGATGGTGGCCGGCATGCCGGCCGCCGACTGCCACAATTACCAGCGCTTCATCGGCACCCTGGATGACGCCATCAGCCAGCAGGCCAATGTATTGCACAGCGCAAACATGCAATTGATGCAGGGGCGCCTGCATTGGCAGCAGCAGAAACGCAAGCTCAATTCCTTTGACACGCTGGCGCAGCGCGATGCGCGCAGCCGGGCCCTGATCGAGACGCGCCGCGAACAGCGCGCTAATGACGAAATCTCTGCTCGCCTGGCTAGCCGCCGGGCCAGCCTGTAA
- a CDS encoding flagellar hook-length control protein FliK gives MPSSAIINLPLANVTNTVSQQTVASSSDSAGSFAETLAKQQTDNAPAANKPAAKTPDKPAKPAASGSKTDTPANDDGKGTAMDAIQALGPETTLTQPAAAPDPSADPRLAEAAAALALTQAQAALPPPVAPTLPQQALEIAAQVAEVQARVAAANAALKPINNPANAAADAAVEWVATRAGKPVEPPPETVLPLAARAEEAPVLKAAETAPTVTRPAARAALPEITQTTSASEPAPQPAAPIAPRMPVPELPMAAKAAPAEPLAHEAFSAAIMAQPQSLARQLASDATPALLGPHIASPVGATQWGQELSRQVISFSQNLAQGTHTAELRLDPPDLGPLRITLSINDGIANANFTSAHAAVRQAVESALPQLQQALSQAGISLGQANVGEQGQQAMTGGGQSQGQQGGSRSDPDDAGAQPQHETDATGIARAPAHDGLVNTFA, from the coding sequence ATGCCGAGTTCAGCAATCATCAACCTGCCTCTTGCGAACGTCACAAACACTGTCTCGCAGCAGACCGTAGCGTCCTCCAGCGACAGCGCCGGCTCCTTCGCCGAGACATTGGCCAAGCAGCAGACCGACAACGCACCAGCCGCCAACAAACCTGCGGCAAAAACGCCCGATAAGCCCGCCAAACCGGCGGCATCCGGCAGCAAAACGGATACCCCCGCCAACGATGACGGCAAGGGCACGGCCATGGATGCGATTCAAGCCTTGGGCCCCGAGACGACTCTGACTCAGCCTGCCGCGGCGCCGGACCCGTCCGCTGATCCGCGTCTGGCCGAAGCGGCCGCCGCGCTGGCGCTGACTCAGGCCCAGGCCGCCTTGCCGCCGCCTGTGGCGCCAACGCTGCCTCAGCAGGCGCTTGAAATTGCCGCGCAGGTCGCCGAAGTCCAGGCCCGCGTGGCCGCCGCCAATGCTGCGCTCAAGCCCATCAACAACCCGGCCAACGCTGCGGCGGATGCGGCTGTCGAATGGGTCGCAACCCGTGCAGGCAAACCCGTCGAGCCGCCGCCCGAGACGGTGTTGCCCCTTGCCGCGCGAGCTGAAGAAGCCCCCGTCCTCAAGGCGGCCGAAACAGCCCCGACCGTAACAAGGCCCGCTGCGCGCGCCGCCTTGCCTGAAATCACCCAGACGACAAGCGCTTCAGAGCCCGCGCCTCAGCCCGCCGCCCCGATTGCTCCACGCATGCCGGTCCCCGAACTGCCGATGGCCGCCAAGGCTGCACCGGCCGAGCCTTTGGCGCACGAGGCCTTCTCTGCCGCCATCATGGCCCAGCCTCAATCTCTGGCGCGGCAACTAGCGAGCGATGCAACACCAGCCCTGCTGGGGCCGCACATCGCAAGCCCTGTCGGCGCCACGCAATGGGGCCAGGAGCTGAGCCGCCAGGTGATCAGCTTCAGCCAGAACCTGGCTCAGGGCACGCATACTGCCGAACTGCGCCTGGACCCGCCCGATCTCGGCCCGCTGCGCATCACGCTCAGTATCAACGACGGCATCGCTAATGCCAACTTCACCTCGGCGCACGCCGCAGTCCGGCAGGCCGTGGAATCCGCGCTGCCGCAGTTACAGCAAGCCCTCTCGCAAGCCGGCATTTCACTAGGCCAGGCCAATGTCGGCGAGCAAGGCCAGCAGGCGATGACCGGCGGCGGTCAATCGCAGGGACAGCAGGGCGGTTCGCGCTCTGACCCGGATGACGCCGGCGCACAGCCGCAACATGAGACCGACGCGACAGGCATAGCCCGCGCGCCGGCGCATGACGGGCTGGTCAACACCTTCGCCTGA
- a CDS encoding flagellar basal body-associated FliL family protein translates to MATSKSPVLPVSNASGGSGKFLRLLVALLLLLLVVVASVAGTWYFMSRYQQQQQQAAVQLGVGQAGGLVGANGGLVGTNGGLVGASGGLVGTNGGLVGASGGLIGANVAPATPPAVVPPPIFIPLEPFTVTLNDADSERIMHVGITLRAGDDQTRQRIDRYMPEVRNRLLMVLSSQTPQSVQTVDGKQNMAKSLMAAINRPFSPLPDGQNVTDVLFTAFVVQ, encoded by the coding sequence ATGGCCACTTCCAAATCTCCGGTCTTGCCTGTCAGCAACGCCAGCGGCGGCTCAGGCAAATTCCTGCGTCTCCTGGTGGCGTTACTACTTCTCCTGCTCGTGGTCGTGGCCAGCGTGGCAGGCACCTGGTATTTCATGTCGCGTTATCAACAACAGCAGCAGCAGGCCGCAGTGCAACTGGGGGTGGGACAGGCCGGCGGTCTCGTTGGCGCGAACGGGGGGCTCGTTGGCACCAACGGCGGTCTCGTTGGTGCGAGCGGGGGGCTCGTTGGCACCAACGGCGGTCTCGTTGGTGCGAGCGGGGGGCTCATTGGCGCCAACGTCGCGCCCGCTACGCCGCCCGCCGTCGTGCCGCCACCGATCTTCATCCCCCTGGAGCCATTTACCGTCACGCTGAATGACGCCGATTCCGAGCGCATCATGCACGTCGGCATCACGCTGCGTGCCGGCGATGATCAAACACGCCAGCGCATAGACCGCTATATGCCCGAGGTGCGTAATCGCCTGCTGATGGTCCTGTCCTCGCAAACGCCGCAAAGCGTGCAAACCGTCGATGGCAAGCAAAATATGGCGAAATCTTTGATGGCAGCCATCAATAGACCCTTTTCTCCGCTGCCCGACGGTCAAAACGTGACCGACGTGCTTTTCACGGCCTTCGTGGTGCAATAA
- the fliM gene encoding flagellar motor switch protein FliM yields the protein MAYEAFLSQDEVDALLAGVTGESDAKQSSSSEDNGARAYDLSSPDRVVRRRMQTLELINERFARNMRHVLLNFMRRSADITVGSIKIIKYADFERNLPVPSNLNMIQMKPLRGTALFTYDPSLVFLVIDSLFGGDGRYHTRVEGRDFTTTEQRIIRRLLNLTLESYGKSWDPVYPIEFDYVRSEMHTKFASITGNNEVVVVSSFHIEFGATGGDLNICLPYSMIEPVRDLLTRPLQDSALEEVDQRWSQQLSRQVRSADIDLVAEFARIPSSIRGLMNLKVGDVLPVDVPESITAHVDGVPLMECSYGVFNGKYALRVQNMLNQDDFNEAPDHD from the coding sequence ATGGCCTACGAGGCATTTCTTTCGCAGGATGAAGTTGACGCGCTCCTGGCCGGCGTTACCGGTGAAAGCGACGCGAAGCAGTCGAGTTCGAGTGAGGACAATGGCGCGCGCGCCTACGACCTGAGTTCACCCGATCGCGTCGTGCGCCGCCGCATGCAGACGCTAGAGCTGATCAATGAACGCTTTGCGCGCAACATGCGCCATGTGCTCTTGAACTTCATGCGGCGCAGCGCGGACATCACCGTCGGCTCGATCAAAATCATCAAGTACGCCGATTTCGAGCGCAATCTGCCGGTACCGAGCAATCTGAACATGATTCAGATGAAGCCGCTGCGCGGCACGGCGCTGTTCACCTATGACCCGAGCCTGGTGTTTCTGGTGATCGACAGCCTGTTTGGCGGCGACGGACGCTACCACACCCGCGTGGAAGGACGCGACTTCACCACGACGGAACAGCGCATTATCCGCCGTCTGCTCAACCTGACCCTGGAGAGCTACGGCAAATCCTGGGACCCGGTCTATCCCATCGAATTCGATTACGTGCGTTCCGAGATGCACACCAAGTTTGCCAGCATTACGGGCAACAACGAGGTCGTGGTGGTTTCGTCCTTCCATATCGAGTTCGGTGCGACAGGCGGCGATTTGAATATCTGCCTGCCCTACTCCATGATCGAGCCGGTGCGCGACCTGCTCACGCGGCCTTTGCAGGATTCGGCGCTGGAGGAGGTCGATCAGCGTTGGTCGCAGCAGCTTTCGCGCCAGGTGCGCAGCGCCGACATCGATCTGGTGGCTGAGTTCGCCCGCATCCCCTCCTCTATCCGCGGCCTGATGAACCTCAAAGTGGGCGATGTGCTGCCCGTTGACGTTCCGGAATCCATTACCGCCCATGTGGACGGCGTACCGCTGATGGAATGCAGCTACGGCGTTTTCAACGGCAAGTACGCCTTGCGCGTGCAAAACATGCTTAATCAAGACGATTTTAACGAGGCCCCCGACCATGACTGA